From the genome of Sphingobacterium kitahiroshimense, one region includes:
- a CDS encoding OsmC family peroxiredoxin: METSIKAIWQGSFKQGNGKLDIATSELNNVSFKPFFAKSDGSFTNPEELLASAHASCYGMALAYILSESGISADSLETSVSIVMENNVIKSSNLNLEAKIPDMDNDRFQQFAGKAKDMCTIGNALNVEINLKASLK; this comes from the coding sequence ATGGAAACAAGTATTAAAGCCATTTGGCAAGGAAGTTTTAAACAAGGAAATGGAAAGTTGGATATAGCCACTTCCGAATTGAATAACGTAAGTTTCAAACCTTTTTTTGCAAAAAGTGATGGTAGCTTTACAAATCCGGAAGAATTGTTGGCTTCAGCTCACGCCTCATGTTATGGGATGGCATTAGCCTATATACTTTCAGAAAGCGGAATTTCTGCCGATAGTCTTGAAACGAGTGTTTCAATTGTAATGGAAAACAATGTAATTAAGAGCTCGAACCTTAATCTTGAAGCCAAAATACCTGATATGGATAACGATCGTTTTCAGCAGTTTGCAGGCAAAGCCAAAGATATGTGTACAATAGGAAATGCGCTTAATGTAGAGATTAATTTAAAGGCATCGCTGAAATAA
- a CDS encoding SDR family NAD(P)-dependent oxidoreductase: MSTNNKVALVTGGSRGLGKDMSIQLAKKGFDVILTYQNNKEAAENVVSEIQSLGKKAVALQIDVAQSNSFESFANTVKETLTNSFGTSQLHSLVNNAGSGAYAPFESTTEEEFDNVVNINLKAPYFLTQKLLPVISDGGSIVNISAGLARFSMNNYSAYAIAKAGVESLSRYQALELSSRKIRVNTVAPGATETDFGGGAIRDNKEANDMIANLTALGRVGLPDDIGSVVAFICSEDAKWINAQRIEVSGGFYI; this comes from the coding sequence ATGAGTACAAACAACAAAGTAGCCCTAGTAACAGGCGGTAGCCGCGGACTGGGTAAAGATATGTCAATTCAATTGGCAAAAAAAGGATTTGATGTGATATTAACCTATCAAAACAACAAAGAAGCAGCTGAAAATGTAGTGAGTGAAATACAATCACTTGGAAAAAAAGCCGTGGCTTTGCAAATTGATGTAGCCCAGAGCAATAGTTTTGAATCCTTTGCAAACACTGTAAAAGAAACTTTAACCAATAGTTTTGGTACATCACAACTCCATTCACTTGTAAACAATGCGGGATCAGGAGCTTATGCCCCTTTTGAAAGCACAACTGAAGAAGAGTTTGACAATGTGGTGAACATTAATTTAAAAGCACCCTATTTTTTAACCCAAAAATTGCTTCCTGTTATAAGTGATGGTGGTAGTATTGTGAACATTTCGGCTGGTTTAGCAAGATTTTCTATGAATAACTATTCGGCTTATGCAATTGCAAAAGCAGGGGTAGAAAGTTTAAGTCGTTACCAAGCCCTGGAATTGAGTAGCAGAAAAATAAGGGTAAATACCGTTGCACCAGGGGCTACTGAAACAGATTTTGGTGGTGGAGCTATTCGTGACAATAAAGAAGCAAATGATATGATTGCCAACCTCACAGCTTTAGGAAGAGTAGGATTACCCGATGATATTGGTAGCGTAGTGGCTTTCATTTGTAGCGAAGATGCAAAATGGATAAATGCTCAAAGAATTGAAGTATCAGGTGGATTTTATATCTAA
- a CDS encoding helix-turn-helix domain-containing protein encodes MEILKSFGQKKIGYVEFDTTIPFDILSLPCQISGDCYIIFFAGIGSTVISDFVEYKAEQDTLFFFNIGQQFRFGNNTRGELVYFNPGFYCIAFHDKELTCDGFLFNNVFETPSITLTMDEGISFRKVIAEIKRELNREDYWTEEMARTKLKELIITASRSWLDRTTDQKRIGTTEDELSRKFSHLVETNYQKNHSVADYAELLFISPKTLNRKIVSEKGISPNTIIKNRIILQAKRLLVNTDMTVKEIAAQLGYDDQSYFIRFFKIHTGKSPVEFKKTAILK; translated from the coding sequence ATGGAAATTTTAAAATCTTTTGGACAGAAGAAGATAGGCTATGTAGAATTTGATACAACTATTCCATTTGATATTTTATCGCTGCCCTGTCAGATATCAGGAGATTGTTACATTATTTTCTTTGCCGGGATTGGAAGTACCGTTATTTCTGACTTTGTTGAGTATAAAGCAGAGCAGGATACATTGTTTTTTTTCAATATCGGTCAGCAATTTCGATTTGGCAATAATACTAGAGGGGAACTCGTGTATTTCAATCCGGGGTTTTACTGTATTGCCTTTCACGATAAAGAACTGACATGTGACGGTTTCCTATTCAATAATGTCTTCGAAACGCCGTCTATAACACTTACAATGGACGAGGGGATTTCATTCAGAAAGGTTATTGCCGAGATAAAACGGGAACTGAACAGGGAAGATTACTGGACAGAGGAGATGGCAAGGACGAAACTCAAAGAACTCATCATTACTGCAAGCAGATCGTGGCTTGACCGCACCACGGACCAGAAACGCATAGGAACAACGGAAGATGAGCTGAGCCGGAAATTCAGCCATTTGGTGGAAACAAATTACCAAAAAAATCACAGTGTTGCAGATTACGCAGAACTGCTCTTTATCAGTCCAAAGACCCTGAACAGAAAGATTGTAAGTGAAAAAGGAATATCCCCCAACACCATTATCAAAAACAGGATCATACTTCAGGCAAAGCGGCTACTGGTCAATACAGATATGACGGTAAAGGAAATCGCTGCCCAGCTTGGATATGATGACCAGTCCTATTTTATCCGTTTTTTCAAAATCCACACAGGGAAATCCCCTGTAGAATTTAAAAAAACAGCAATTCTCAAATAG
- a CDS encoding RteC domain-containing protein yields the protein MDKFYNETLCKLEVEIRELEFETDCPIQRIETVMPIIIKCLSELKEYVLKNGFKNIEEEIHFFKNLKPTIVSKLIYYNAIYKIETKKPNDAKAIQKYLREELKKLKRYFDNNLEFYKYYRTKNSFIDEKLFVRGKHDIKLSLDTVYFETDHRFSTSHDYKVSKIIANDLIQLYLEDQLNNNIQKKYNSFPLSWSGNKTALTELIYALYSQGAFGNADIKVIAKTFESTFNISLGDFYHTFMELKSRKINRTKFLDSLRDALIKKMDEQDEM from the coding sequence ATGGACAAATTTTACAATGAAACACTATGTAAGCTGGAAGTGGAAATTAGGGAGTTAGAGTTTGAAACCGATTGCCCAATACAAAGGATTGAAACTGTTATGCCTATTATCATAAAATGTCTTTCCGAATTGAAAGAATACGTTTTAAAAAACGGATTTAAGAATATTGAAGAGGAAATCCACTTTTTCAAAAATCTGAAACCTACTATTGTTTCAAAACTAATTTACTATAATGCCATTTATAAAATCGAAACAAAGAAGCCCAATGATGCAAAAGCTATTCAGAAATATCTAAGAGAAGAATTGAAAAAACTAAAAAGGTATTTTGACAACAATCTCGAATTTTATAAATACTACCGAACAAAAAATTCATTTATTGACGAAAAGTTGTTTGTTCGGGGGAAACACGATATAAAATTAAGTTTGGATACCGTTTATTTTGAAACCGACCATAGATTTTCCACCTCCCACGATTATAAAGTGTCAAAGATTATTGCCAATGACCTCATACAGCTATATCTCGAAGACCAACTAAATAATAATATTCAGAAAAAATATAACAGTTTCCCTTTAAGTTGGTCAGGCAATAAAACAGCATTAACCGAATTGATTTATGCACTATATTCACAAGGTGCATTTGGTAATGCAGACATCAAAGTCATCGCCAAAACATTTGAAAGTACATTCAATATCAGTTTGGGCGACTTTTATCATACATTTATGGAACTTAAATCCCGAAAAATAAACCGAACTAAATTCCTTGACAGTTTACGGGATGCTTTGATTAAGAAAATGGACGAACAGGACGAAATGTAG